The segment TAATAACGGTGGAAATGAAATTCAGATTTTTTCTAAGATAGAAAACCAAGAAGGTGTTAATAATATTGATGATATTATTAAATTTTCTGATGGTATAATGGTTGCAAGAGGAGACTTAGGCGTTGAGATACCAACAGAAGAAGTCCCAGTAGTTCAAAAAATAATAATTGATAAATGCAATAAAGTGGGCAAACCAGTAATTACAGCAACTCAGATGTTAGATTCTATGATAAGAAATCCAAGACCAACAAGAGCTGAGGCTTCAGATGTTGCTAACGCAATTTTTGATGGAACAGATGCCATAATGCTAAGTGGAGAAACTGCTAAGGGAAAATGGCCAGTAGAGGCGGTTACAACTATGGCAAAAATAGCTATAAGAACTGAAAAAGGTTTAGATTATCATGGCATGCTACAAAAGAGAATAGAAAATCATATTCCAAATGTTGCAAATGCAATAAGCTTAAGTGCATGCACAACTGCAGAACAATTAACAGCGGCTGCAATAATAACTGCAACTCAAAGTGGAAGTACTGCAAAGAGAGTTTCAAGATACAGACCAAATTGTCCAGTAATAGCTGTAACTTCAAATGAAAGTGTTGCAAGAAAATTAGCTTTAAACTGGGGTGTATATCCACTTATTACATCACATTTTAAATCTACAGATGAACTTATAGATCAATCCGTAGACAAAGCTTTAGAAAATGGATACATTGAAAAAGGAGACCTTGTAGTTATTGCAGCAGGCATACCTGTTCAGTATTCAGGTACTACAAATATGTTAAAAGTACATATAGCTGGGGATATTCTCGTTCAGGGAAAAGGAGTTGGAAGTAAACCAGGTTACGGAACAGCTCATGTTGTAAATTCACCAGAAGAGGCAAATAGCACTGTACAAGAAGGCGAAATACTAGTATTAAAAGATCTTGATAAAGATTATATTGAAGTCTTAGACAGAGTTTCAGGTATTATTGCTGAAAAAGGTGGAGCAACATCTCATATGGCTATAGAATGTATATCAAGGGAAATTCCTTTAATTACAACTGCAGAAAATGCAACAGGTATAATTAAAACAGGCTCTTTTATAACATTGGATGTAGCTAGAGGAGTTGTTTATAGCGGAAGAGCTAATGTAAGATAATATAGTAATTTAAGCTAGAACATTAATATAAATGTAAAAAATACTAGGTTTTATGACTTGAAAATATTTCCTAGTATTTTTTATCTTATAAATTAAAAAAATTTACTAAAAACTATTGATGAAATTAGAAACATAGTGTAAAATTATATCTTATGTGTATATTTCATTTTTTAATGGATATACTAATACAATGGAAAGAATTGGCTCTGATTTTACGTATTTGCACCCTGAAAAGGGTGTTTTTTTGTGAATATTAGTTTATAATTAAAATATTATACTAAATTTGAAAGGTTGATAGGATGTGTTTAATGAAATTCCAGTAAAGAAAAATGAAGAATATACATTAGAAATAAAGGCAATGGGATTTGAGGGGGAAGGTATAGGTAAAATTGATGATTTTACTGTTTTTATAAAGGGCGCTATTGAAGGGGAGAAAGTAAGAGTAAAAATTATAAATGTAAAAAAGAGTTATGGACACGGAAAACTACTAGAAATAATTGAGCCCTCAGAAAAGAGAGCAGCTCCTATTTGCCCTATATATGAAAAATGCGGTGGTTGCAGTTTACAACATTTAAACTATAAATCTCAATTAGAATTTAAAAGAAATAGGGTAAAAGATGTACTTGAAAGAGTCGGAAAATTAAAAGAAGTTAAAGTTCATGAAACCCTTGGAATGGAAAATCCTTATAGGTACAGAAATAAAGTTCAACTTCCTGTAGGAGAAGATAAAGAAGGCAATATAAAAATTGGCTTCTATGCTTCAAGAAGTCATAATATAGTTAACATGGATACATGCTATATACAGCAGGAAATTGTTGATAAAATAGTGACTTTAATAAAAAATTGGATGAACAAATACAACATAAAGCCATATAATGAAGTTAATCACTCTGGATTAATAAGACATATTATGGTGAGAAATGGTTTTAAAACTGGTGAACTCATGGTTGTTATTGTGACTAATGGTGATAAGTTACCTGAAAAACAAGAGCTTGTAAAATCTCTTGTGGATAATATTAATGGAATCCACAGTGTAATTCAAAATATAAACACTAAAAATACAAATGTTATTTTAGGATCTAAATGTAAAACTCTATGGGGACAAGGGGAGATAACTGATTATATAGGAGAGTATAAGTTTAACATATCACCTTTATCATTTTTTCAGGTTAATCCACTTCAGACAGAAGTTTTATATAGAAAAGCTTTAGAGTATGCAGATTTAAAAGGAAATGAAGTAGTCTTTGATGCTTATTGTGGTACAGGATCTATTTCCCTATTTTTATCTAAAAATGCAAAATTGGTTTACGGAGTAGAGATTGTCCCTGAAGCTATAGAAAATGCCATAGAAAATGCTAAGTTAAATGAAATTACAAATGCAGAATTTATTGTGGGAAAATCAGAAGTTGAAATACCAAAGCTTATAGAAAAAGGAATAAATCCTGATGTAGTAGTGGTAGATCCTCCAAGAAAGGGCTGTGAGAAGAGTTTAATAGAGGCAATTTGTAAAAGCAGTCCTAAGAGGGTAGTATATGTTTCCTGTGATCCTGCAACTTTAGCTAGGGATTTAGCTTGCTTTAAAGACTTAGGTTACATAGCTCAGGAAGTTCAGCCTGTAGATATGTTCAGTCAAACTGCACATGTGGAAAATGTTACACTTATTGTAAAAAATAGCGATATATGAAACTTTTAATATAAAAAAAGCACAACTAATTTAGCAATTTAAATTAGTTGTGCTTAAATTCATTTTAAAATAACGTCCCAATAAATATAAATAATATGGTAACTACAAATATTATACCTAACAATTTTGCAGTGAATTTAATCCATTTTTCAAATGGTATTTTTCCAAGTGCTAAGGCCCCCATAACAACTCCTGAAGTAGGGGTAATTAAGTTAACTATACCAGAGGCTGATTGGTAAGCTGTTATTACCATAGATTTTCCAAGCTCTGCTGATAAACCAGCAGCCTTAAATACATTTGCTGCAAGTGGAGCCATAACTGGCATTGTAGCTCCAGCAAGACCTGAAGTTGATGGAATTAAAAATGACATAGGGATATAGAATATATAAGAAAGTACAGAGAATAATCCTGGATTTAAACCCTTAAGTGCATTTGAATTCCAATATAGAATAGTTGCATCCATTCCTCCAGATACCATCACTACTTTAATACCTCTGCTTATGCCGATTATAAGTGCTACACCTAGAAGATCTTTAGCTCCAGATATAAATGTACTTGCGATATCTTTTTCTTTCATTTTTGAAATTATTCCTATTAATATTGACATAAAGAAGAACCAAACTGTCATTTGACCAAACCACCAGTCTCCTAAAGCTGCTGAATGGGTTTTAACACTGTCATAGACTTCCCAGTAGTTTTTAGCAGTATTTGCTTGCAATCCAAATATTGGTGATAATGAAGCAATTTTATTATATATATTTTCAAAAAAGTGATTTTAAACTTATAAGCCCAAGGTATAACTCCGATAATCATTACGACAAAAGTTAATGCAAATAAGAATAGTACTACTTTTCTTCTCTTTGTAAGTTCTGGGGTTTCATTATTTGTGCCTAAAAAATGTTTTTCATTATCTGCTTTTAAATTTGCAACTATAGATTTTGAAGGATCGTTTTTTACCTTCTTAGCATATTTCATTACAAATATTATGCCTATTGTTATTAAGACAATGAACATAATTGTTCTAAGTAAAATGCCGTTGCCAAGAGCTATACCAGCAGCTTCAGAAGCAGTACCTGTTGCAAATGGGTTAACTGTTGAGGCAAGACACCCAATGCCAGCACCAAGAAGTATTACTGCAACTCCAGTAATAGCATCATAGCCAGCTGCTATAAAGACGGGTATTAGTATAGGGTAAAGTGCTATGGTTTCTTCTGACATTCCATAAGTTGTTCCGCCGATTCCAAACAAAATCATAAGAATCGGAATAAGCCAAATTTCTTTTCCTTTAAGTTTTTTTATGATAGATCCAATGCCGCTGTCAATTGCACCAGTTTTTAATACAATTCCAAGAAAACCACCAATAACTATTACAAATAATGCAATGTCAATGGCATCAAAAAAGCCTTGAATTGGTGCACTTATAACATTATAAATTCCTTGAGGATTTTGAGCTATAGATTTGTAGACACCTTCTTCGTACTTACCTGCAGGAATAAACCAAGTTAATATTGCTACAAAAATTATGAATAAAAATAGTACTGCAAATGCTGAGGGCATTTTAAACTTTTTTTCAAATTACATTCCTCCTTATTTATTTTTATGTGAACTAAAAAAGTTCACATGTACAGACTTCAGCATTTTAATAGATAAGATTTTTTTTATTTTTGTTTTGCAATTAACAGTTTATTATTTTGAATCAGTAAATATATATAGATTATAGTATATGGTTAAATTTGTTTAGTTAATTATAAATTATAATATTATAATATAGTATATTTTAAATTCTTATTTTGTATTCATTCTAAACTTGCATTATTTAAAAAAACTATTTCATAAGCCACAATATGGCTTTTTCAAATCTCTCTTCTACATCTTTGAAATGTCCGCCTTCATTCCATTCTAATGTTATATTATTTTCAGATATAAGCTTATGTTGAAGGATGGAAAGAGTTTCATTGGTGCAGGTGCTAACAGATCTTATTCTAGGATTTTTGCTTTTCTCTTCATCTTTTCCAAGGGATAAATATATTTTAAGGGAAGGGTTTATTGGAGAATTTGAAGTTATAAAGTTAATCCAATTTTCATACCAAAGAGAGCCGGAAATGCTTGCTATTTTACCAAAACTTTTAAAATTATAAATAGCATATAGAGAAGCAAGACCACCGAGAGAATATCCAATAAGTGAAGTATTATGTGGGGCAGGATTTGTCCTATAATTTTCATCAATATATGGTTTTATTGTATTTTCTAAAATTTCAAGGTATTTTAGAGCATTCCCTGAGAAATCTTCAGATTTTTTAAAGACTTTTTGGAAGGCCAAGGTGTAAAGTCTTTATTCCAATTATCAGACATAATTCCTAGAATTATAAATCCTTTACATTGGCTTTCAAAAAGGCATTCCAAATTTTCTAGGGATTCTGTACTTAAAAAATCTCCATTTATATAGATAACGTCGTAGTTTTCCTTTTTTGAATAATATTTTGGTGGAAGATATAATGAGCAGTTATATGAACCAATTAATATATTTTTAATTGTTCCTTTCATTTATTACCTCCTGATTTGTTTGAAATTATTAATGTAGTAATTTTGATATTTATTGAAAATTTTATATTGTTAATATGATTATATCATAAATATAAAAAACTGCTTATTAACTTAAGTTTGGTTTTCACCCTTGTTTATAAAAAATTTATGTGGTAAATTATGATTATTATAAAAGGTTGCAATAGAAGAATAGGAGATTGAATTATAAAATGAATTATGGTAAAAGCAAAAATAATAAAAGAGATAAAAATTCAAAAAAGATTATAGCAATAAAATAGGTAAAAAAGATAATAATAATAGAAATACAAAAAATATAAAAAAGATGACAATAATAAAAATGTAAAAAATTATACAAAAGATAGTAATAGTAAAGGTGAAAATTATAAAAAACATAATGATGAAAAGACAGATAAAATAAATACCCAAGTTACAAAAGATTTTAATACAAAAGAGGATAGTAAAGTTAAGGCAATATGCCCTAAATACAAAGAGTGTGGAGCCTGCGAAAAATTACATATACCTTACGAAAAGCAGTTAAAGGATAAAGAATATGAAGTTAAGGATTTATTGGGAAAAGGTATAAAGGTTCATCCTGTAATAGGAATGAAAAGCCCTAACCATTATAGAAATAAAGTTCATGCTGTTTTTCAAAAGGAGAGAAATGGCAAGATAATATCAGGTGTTTATAAGCCAGGGACTCATAAGGTAATTCCCGTAGAAAAATGTTATATTGAGGATGAAAAAGCAGATGAAATAATTATGACTATAACTAATTTCTTAAAATCTTTTAAGATTGAACCCTATGATGAAGATAGGGGCTATGGACTTTTAAGACATGTGCTAATCAGAAAAGGATTTTCTACAGGTGAGATTATGGTGGTTTTAGTGGTTTCTTCATTTGTATTTCCATCTAAAAATAATTTCGTAAAGGAACTTTTAAAAATACATCCAGAGATAACTACTATTGTACTAAATTTAAATAATAAAAAGACTAGCATGGTTCTTGGAGATAAGGAAAAAGTTATATATGGTAAAGGATATATTGAGGATTCACTTTTAGGCTGTACTTTTAGGATTTCATCTAGATCTTTTTATCAGGTAAATCCTATACAAACAGAAGTACTTTATAAAAAAGCCATTGAACTTGCAAATTTTACTGGAAAGGAAAAGGTTATTGATACTTATTGTGGCATTGGAACTATTGGAATTATATTGAGTAAAAAAGTTCGAAAGGTCATAGGAGTGGAATTAAATTCTGATGCAGTAAGAGATGCTATAGATAATGCAAGGTTAAACAGAAGATATAATGCAAGGTTTTATAAAGCTGATGCTGGTGATTTTATGGCTGAAATGGCTAGAAGAGGGGAAAGAGCTGATGTAGTTATTATGGACCCTCCAAGAAGCGGAAGCAGCGAAAAGTTTATGGATTCCTTAGCAAAAATCTTTCCAAAGAAGGTTGTTTATATTTCTTGTAATCCTGAGACTTTGGCAAGGGATTTAAAGTATATGGCTAGATTGGGACTTAAAGCTAAAGAAGCATGGCCGGTTGATATGTTCCCTCAGACATCACATGTCGAGACGGTAGTCAAATTAACCCACAAAAATGCAGATGGTTTTATCAATGTAAAAATGGAGTATGATGAGAGTATTGATAGATTACCGAATCGAGTTACTTATGCAATGATACAGGAATATGTAGAGAGTAAATACGGATTTAAAGTGCATACAGCTTATATTGCTGAGGTTAAGCGTTCACTTGGTTTACCTATGTATGACGCACCTAATTCAGTCGAAGAACTAAAGTACCCACATCAATCAGCACCAGCACATAAGGTAGAAGCAATTAAGGATGCTTTGAAACACTTTGAGGTTATATAGTATAGATAAGCGATTGTGTATGCAGTCGCTTATTTTATGTTATAACGGTGTGTACACAGTGTTATGTACACAGTAAAAGGCTATAACCCTAGTAAAATCAAAGGGTTATAGCCTCATTATGTTTTATTTGTACAAAGTGTTTCTACATTATATACACACTCACACAAAGTGCCTTTAACCAAATCTACTATGCCTATATAATTTCTGTCTTAGTCATACATTAATGTAAGAACACTCTTAATGCCAGCTGCATCATAAGTATCGTCCAAATATTGTATAAATTCATTTATAACTTCTTTTACTCGGTCATCAACACTCTTAACCCCATCATAGTAATAGGTTTCGTAGTAAGCTAAGACAGGTATCACAAGAGGAGTGCGGTCACTGCTACAGGTTTCAGTATACAATCTCCATTTTATAGGAAAACTTCCTAGTATTTCTATTTGAAAGCTATGTCGTAGTTCTACAAATACATTTATAATATATCTATCTTCTGAGCCGTTCACTTTTTGTGTAAAATGAGCCACACCGAGTAGTTCTATACCCATCGAATACAGTTTGTCAGCGAGTGTTCTACACCGTCTAGTGACAGGTACTAGGCTCATAATGTCGCATTTATGGTTATGATACGCATACTTCCTACACCTCAAGCAATAAAGGTCACTCATATGCACTACACCTCGCTTTCAGTAATTTTGTATACCTTAAGGACGTGATATCCAAGGACAGCACCCTCATCTAGGTATCTTACAAAATCATCATAATTTTTGATGCCTGTGACTATATTTCCCATTAGCATAGAAGAACCTGATTTTCGCACTTGTAGAGCTTCATTGTTCCAAGCTTCAAGTGCAGTTGCATAAGTCCATTTTAGGCTACCTAGCTCAACACAGTAGACTTGTTTGTTTTTATCTGGCATAGCTACACCTCCATTTTTACTAATTTATAGAATGTAGTTTTACTCATACCTAACTTTGTGTATGTAGCAGTAGCACTCTGCTCATTATTACGCCACTTAGCTACCTCAGCATCAAAGTTAGGAGGTTTAACAGCTACTGGTCTGCCGAATTTCACACCTTTGTTTTTGGCAGATTTTATACCCTCAGCCTGAGAAGCTTTGATTTTACGTCTAGTTTTATCAGCTAAATAGCTTAGTAGTTCAAATACGATATTACTAATCAGAGTCTTTTCAAGGTCAGATTTAGCAGCTGTATTGAGTATAGGTGTGTCTAACACAACAATATCTACTCCCATAGCCTGTATATCGTGCCATTCCTCTTTAACTCCGTCATAGTCACGGCTCAGACGGTCAAGCTCTTTTATAACTAAAATGTCACCTTTATGTAACATCTGTTCTTTTAGTGTCTTATAGCCAGACCTGTCAAAGCTTTTTCCAGAAGCTTTATCTGTAATAATATCT is part of the Haloimpatiens sp. FM7315 genome and harbors:
- the pyk gene encoding pyruvate kinase encodes the protein MKKTKIICTIGPASDNREVLSKLIEAGMNASRHNFSHGDHAEHKVRMDMVKALSKEYNKVIAIILDTKGPEIRTGNFEKDTVELEEGQKFTIYCAEDILGDETKCSVTYDELCEDVTPGNIILIDDGLVGLKVESIEKNRINCLVTNSGEIGNHKGVNVPGVSINLPALTEKDKSDLLFGIEQGVDMIAASFIRKASDVLAIRKFLANNGGNEIQIFSKIENQEGVNNIDDIIKFSDGIMVARGDLGVEIPTEEVPVVQKIIIDKCNKVGKPVITATQMLDSMIRNPRPTRAEASDVANAIFDGTDAIMLSGETAKGKWPVEAVTTMAKIAIRTEKGLDYHGMLQKRIENHIPNVANAISLSACTTAEQLTAAAIITATQSGSTAKRVSRYRPNCPVIAVTSNESVARKLALNWGVYPLITSHFKSTDELIDQSVDKALENGYIEKGDLVVIAAGIPVQYSGTTNMLKVHIAGDILVQGKGVGSKPGYGTAHVVNSPEEANSTVQEGEILVLKDLDKDYIEVLDRVSGIIAEKGGATSHMAIECISREIPLITTAENATGIIKTGSFITLDVARGVVYSGRANVR
- the rlmD gene encoding 23S rRNA (uracil(1939)-C(5))-methyltransferase RlmD, translated to MFNEIPVKKNEEYTLEIKAMGFEGEGIGKIDDFTVFIKGAIEGEKVRVKIINVKKSYGHGKLLEIIEPSEKRAAPICPIYEKCGGCSLQHLNYKSQLEFKRNRVKDVLERVGKLKEVKVHETLGMENPYRYRNKVQLPVGEDKEGNIKIGFYASRSHNIVNMDTCYIQQEIVDKIVTLIKNWMNKYNIKPYNEVNHSGLIRHIMVRNGFKTGELMVVIVTNGDKLPEKQELVKSLVDNINGIHSVIQNINTKNTNVILGSKCKTLWGQGEITDYIGEYKFNISPLSFFQVNPLQTEVLYRKALEYADLKGNEVVFDAYCGTGSISLFLSKNAKLVYGVEIVPEAIENAIENAKLNEITNAEFIVGKSEVEIPKLIEKGINPDVVVVDPPRKGCEKSLIEAICKSSPKRVVYVSCDPATLARDLACFKDLGYIAQEVQPVDMFSQTAHVENVTLIVKNSDI
- a CDS encoding alpha/beta hydrolase; translated protein: MAFQKVFKKSEDFSGNALKYLEILENTIKPYIDENYRTNPAPHNTSLIGYSLGGLASLYAIYNFKSFGKIASISGSLWYENWINFITSNSPINPSLKIYLSLGKDEEKSKNPRIRSVSTCTNETLSILQHKLISENNITLEWNEGGHFKDVEERFEKAILWLMK
- the rlmD gene encoding 23S rRNA (uracil(1939)-C(5))-methyltransferase RlmD; this translates as MNTQVTKDFNTKEDSKVKAICPKYKECGACEKLHIPYEKQLKDKEYEVKDLLGKGIKVHPVIGMKSPNHYRNKVHAVFQKERNGKIISGVYKPGTHKVIPVEKCYIEDEKADEIIMTITNFLKSFKIEPYDEDRGYGLLRHVLIRKGFSTGEIMVVLVVSSFVFPSKNNFVKELLKIHPEITTIVLNLNNKKTSMVLGDKEKVIYGKGYIEDSLLGCTFRISSRSFYQVNPIQTEVLYKKAIELANFTGKEKVIDTYCGIGTIGIILSKKVRKVIGVELNSDAVRDAIDNARLNRRYNARFYKADAGDFMAEMARRGERADVVIMDPPRSGSSEKFMDSLAKIFPKKVVYISCNPETLARDLKYMARLGLKAKEAWPVDMFPQTSHVETVVKLTHKNADGFINVKMEYDESIDRLPNRVTYAMIQEYVESKYGFKVHTAYIAEVKRSLGLPMYDAPNSVEELKYPHQSAPAHKVEAIKDALKHFEVI
- a CDS encoding recombinase family protein — protein: MSRTYGYARVSSSDQSLQRQLDALISYGLTDRDIITDKASGKSFDRSGYKTLKEQMLHKGDILVIKELDRLSRDYDGVKEEWHDIQAMGVDIVVLDTPILNTAAKSDLEKTLISNIVFELLSYLADKTRRKIKASQAEGIKSAKNKGVKFGRPVAVKPPNFDAEVAKWRNNEQSATATYTKLGMSKTTFYKLVKMEV